Part of the Candidatus Chlorohelix allophototropha genome, GTTGAGATGGGAAGCGTTTCGACCGGCTACGGCTTTGGCGATGAAGCGGAAAAGATGCAGCAACAGGCAAATGAGTACATCAAAAAACTCCAAGCCAAAATCGCTGAGCAGGGTGTCAAGGTTGTAAGTAAAGTTAGTCTAGCCGATCCTGCCGCAGAGATCGTACAGTATGCTCAGGAAATCCAAGCAACCATGATTTCTATGGCTACTCACGCTCGTGGCAAATTAGGGCAGATTGTAATGGGTAGTGTCGCTGATGAAGTGATGCGAGAAAGCCATTTACCCGTAATGTTGAAGCACATGCCGTCTAACAAAGAAACCAATGCTGAAAACAGCCTTGCCGGTGCCACAAATTAGCCTGTAACCTTTCTAGCATGTAAAGGTTATAATCGGGATTAGATAGCAAGAATTATCCCAAAAATATAGTTAACAAAAAACCTCCTTATCTAAAAAAGCTTTAACCAAAGCCAAAATAGATAGGAGGTTTCTTTATTGAGGGCTGTTGGACAGAGCGGACTAAATCGGGTAGGATATTTATTATGGAAGACAAAACTAATTTTGCTTATCTACAAATATATACACGCCACTCTAGTTTTGGTAGCCTGCTTGAAATTTCTGAACTGGCATCACATCTGCTTGAAACTACAGTCGGAACAAATATAGCAATCGCGGTCACAGATACTTTTTCGGTTGCCGCACTACCTGAGTTGCAGCGGTTGCTTGCTGGATCAAACATAACGCTACTTGCCGGGATGGAGGTAGGGTTTAGCTTTGAGGGCAATCGGGCATTGCCCTATTCTCTTCTTTTGCTGGCTGAGAATACAGCGGGCTATTCAAACCTCTGCCACCTCGCCAGCTTAGCTTTACAGCGCGCTGGAGATTCGCCCCTTACCGCTTGCCTGAGTTTGAGCGAACTGGAAACTCATCATAACGGTTTGATTGCTATTAGCCCCTACTTTGGAGGGGCGGTAATGTCGGCGTTAAGGTTAGGAAAAACCGGAGAGGCAAAAAGCCGGGCACAGGCTTTGCGAAATTTATTCGGTATTGAAAATTTTTACTTTGGATTTTCCCCGATATCCCCTGAGCATAACTCGCAAAGTGATAATCCCGAAATTAAACTCAATGCCGCGCTTAGCAAACTGGCGCGAGAACTTAAAGTAGGGTTAGTTGGTACTGGCGAAACAAGGTATCTCACCACCCAAGCAGGCAATGCTTATGCTGCATTACGGAGTCGTATGACCCGTACAATAACTACCCAGTTTCCTGCATCGCTCTTGCAGCGGGCGCAAGGGGATTGGTTGTTTGCGCCTACACCGTTGCGCCCAAATGCTCCTTTATACTTGCGTAATTCAGCTGAATTACAACTGGCTTATAGCAAAGCTGATGCTTTAGGCAACAACCAAAATATTGCCGCGCGTTGCTCCAGTTGGGATAAAGGACTAGAATTTGACTCAGTTTCTAAAATCAAGCTTCTTTGTGAAGATATACTTCCGAAAATAGTCGAAGAGGCTGCTCTAGAACTGGCACACACCAGAATTCAGTTAGAACTAGCTGAACTAGCCCAGACTGATATGGCGGGAACTCTTCTGGCAATGTTTAAGGCAATCGAAGCCTACGGTGATTCCGGTATATTGATTCCGCGGGGCTTAGACGACAGTTTTATAGCATGGATATTGGGGCTAAATCGTCACAAACCTGCCTACGAATTGGTTAGTCCGGTTTTCGAAGGGCGCGCGGCACGTTTGCTTGCCGGGTTGAACGCTGAAATGCGGGTCATGGCTAAACTCGGTTCTAGCGCGCCACTGGCTAAATTACCCTCAGAAATAGGCGCAATACCGCTGGCACATCCACGTTTTAGTGTGGTAAGCTTGCACCAATTACCCCTTTCCGCCCTTACGCCCCTCCAACCCGCCGAAACTAAATCGGGGGATATAGTAGAAAGTATGCTTGCCGGAGGCGTTCTACCAGAAACGATTGGTTTGCTCGAAATTGAGGAATCCAAAACTGTTGCATGGGTTGAACATACCCTAGCGATTATCAATAAGGGGCGAGAAACTGAGCCTCGTTTGTCTCTTGTAAATCTTCCAGTGCAAGCGCCTTCTGAATCAGACGATCGCGATTATCTTAGAGTGGTGTTGGAATATCTAATGTCAAAACACCCGGCAGCATGTTACGGGGCAGCTCTAGGTTTGGCAGAATTTCACCAGCGCGCTGCTATAGCAGAAATGATTCGGCGATCCGGCGTAAAGCTGTTATCTCCTGATCTGCAAAAGCAAAACGTAGAGTGTACGCTGGAAGGTGAAAATTCTTTGCGCGCCGGGCTGTGTCTAGCAGTAAATCGGTTAGAAGCTGCAAAATTGTCTGAAAATGCAAATTTAACACTGGAAGAATTGGCGCAAAAATTTACATTTGACCCGGAAGCTTGGGAAAGACTTTGCTGGAGTGGCGCTCTGGACGGATTCGCACAGCGGGAAACGCTGGCAAACAACATAGCTACTTTACATAATTACAGCCGAGCGTATGCTGATTGGAAAAGCCAACAACAGAAAAGTGAGAAGAAATTAGCTATACCTGAGCGTCAGGGGCAATTGTCTCTATTCGATTTACCTGAAACAGAAAATGAGATGATTGAACCAGCAACCCTTCCTCCTGTGCTAAGTCTTGCGGAAACCTCTGAAAAGCTACCGAAATTACAATTGTTACGCCATCAGTTTGAGGCTTTAGGTTTCTATACAGCCGAGCATCCCCTATGGGATTGGTGCGTAACAGGGGCGGCAGATGCTAATCGCTCTGACCCGGTAGAACTGGTACAGGCTCTAAAAGCCGATACAATTGTGCCCTTAACCGTTGGTGGTTTTGTAACTGGTCTAAGGCGGATACCCCTTGCTGCTGAACAAAGTGGTGGGCAGGAATTTGCCGTGGCGTTGTTGGAAGACTGGAGTGGTCGCGCTGAATTGGTCATTCCTCACCTACTTCTAAATGGTGGAACAAATATAGCAGAAGGTGAAATAGTATTTGCGCTTGTTCGGCGCGTTATACCTAACAATCAAAATTCGCGCCCTGCTTTGGTAGCGGAAGCAATTAGCTTAACTCCCTTTGCCGAAAATGCTGCCGGAGATTTTGAAGAGTCTGCTAATTATGATACTACCCCCGAAAGCGCTGCTCCAGTACCTTCAGATGAGTGGGCTACAAGCTTGTTTTCACAATATGAGGCTCAGGAAAATAAAACTGCTACTACTTCACCGGAGGCAAAAGCTTCAAAACCTAAAGCCTCTGCAAAAAAGGTAGTTGAAACGCCGCAAACGCGCCGGGTTCATATTTATCTGCCGCGTACCGATGACCCTGATGAGGATACAGGCTTGATGGTTGCGCTTAAAAAGGTGTTAGAACAATTTCCGGGTCAGGATGATTTATATATCTACTTACCCAAAGAAGGCAGCGGCTTTAAAAGATTTCGCCCTGCTACTCTAAGCGTGGCATATTCTTCTGACCTATTACAAGCGGTTCAAGCATTGTTAGGTCCTGACAGCATTAAAGTAGATGAGTAAGGAAAACCTTTTTCTTATAGATTTAGCGCTACTTGGCTATTTTACGAGTTAATTCTCGATTCCAAGCAATAATCGAGAAAATATAAATACGCCTCGTTTATTTTACTGAGAGAGAGTCAATGCAAAAGGAGCTATGACTCTCTACTTCTCAATTTTCTCGTCACTCCTGAAGACTTACAAGACACCCCAGGGGGATTTCTCATTCGCATTTCGGTGCAGGCGCGCGTTTTGAGAAATCCCCTTTATAGAAATGTTCAGGTAATCTAACCTGACCTCCCGCGTATCTGAATTGTAATGACTTATTTGTAATGCTATAATTCGCGAGTAGTCTGGGAAACAATATGTTGGGAAAATTAGAGAGTACCGAATGTTTGGAGACAACATTGGTTTCTGACCTCCCGCTTGGTACAATA contains:
- a CDS encoding PHP domain-containing protein, encoding MEDKTNFAYLQIYTRHSSFGSLLEISELASHLLETTVGTNIAIAVTDTFSVAALPELQRLLAGSNITLLAGMEVGFSFEGNRALPYSLLLLAENTAGYSNLCHLASLALQRAGDSPLTACLSLSELETHHNGLIAISPYFGGAVMSALRLGKTGEAKSRAQALRNLFGIENFYFGFSPISPEHNSQSDNPEIKLNAALSKLARELKVGLVGTGETRYLTTQAGNAYAALRSRMTRTITTQFPASLLQRAQGDWLFAPTPLRPNAPLYLRNSAELQLAYSKADALGNNQNIAARCSSWDKGLEFDSVSKIKLLCEDILPKIVEEAALELAHTRIQLELAELAQTDMAGTLLAMFKAIEAYGDSGILIPRGLDDSFIAWILGLNRHKPAYELVSPVFEGRAARLLAGLNAEMRVMAKLGSSAPLAKLPSEIGAIPLAHPRFSVVSLHQLPLSALTPLQPAETKSGDIVESMLAGGVLPETIGLLEIEESKTVAWVEHTLAIINKGRETEPRLSLVNLPVQAPSESDDRDYLRVVLEYLMSKHPAACYGAALGLAEFHQRAAIAEMIRRSGVKLLSPDLQKQNVECTLEGENSLRAGLCLAVNRLEAAKLSENANLTLEELAQKFTFDPEAWERLCWSGALDGFAQRETLANNIATLHNYSRAYADWKSQQQKSEKKLAIPERQGQLSLFDLPETENEMIEPATLPPVLSLAETSEKLPKLQLLRHQFEALGFYTAEHPLWDWCVTGAADANRSDPVELVQALKADTIVPLTVGGFVTGLRRIPLAAEQSGGQEFAVALLEDWSGRAELVIPHLLLNGGTNIAEGEIVFALVRRVIPNNQNSRPALVAEAISLTPFAENAAGDFEESANYDTTPESAAPVPSDEWATSLFSQYEAQENKTATTSPEAKASKPKASAKKVVETPQTRRVHIYLPRTDDPDEDTGLMVALKKVLEQFPGQDDLYIYLPKEGSGFKRFRPATLSVAYSSDLLQAVQALLGPDSIKVDE